From Salvia splendens isolate huo1 chromosome 3, SspV2, whole genome shotgun sequence, a single genomic window includes:
- the LOC121793871 gene encoding potassium transporter 5-like — protein sequence MAEPHHNTETASEETHHPPAENEAGIKERKVSWAKLRRVDSLNMEAGNVSFKPTHHASTQVSWGRTLSLAFQSVGIIYGDIGTSPLYVFDSSFDGSIKHKDDILGVLSLIIYTFVLIPMIKYVFIVLRANDNGDGGTFALYSLICRYAKVGLIPNDQPEDRQLSNYRLDTPSNQLRRAQKIKHALERSLTAKIILFLATILGTAMVIGDGVLTPSISVLSAVEGIKGLGQDAVVYISIAILIILFSVQCFGTDKIGYSFAPAVCTWFMLIAGLGLYNLFKHDITVLRAFNPVYIIDYFKRNGKEGWVSLGGVVLCITGTEAMFADLGHFNVPAVQISFSGIVFPSLLTAYIGQAAYLSKFPDHIGSTFYDSVPDPLYWPTFVVANAAAIIASQAMISGAFAIISQSLSLSCFPRVKVVHTSAKYEGQVYIPEINYLLMIACVLVTYGFKTTKKISHAYGIAVVAVMVITTLMVTLIMLMIWKTKIWWILSFFIVFMSLEMLYFSSVLYKFNKGGYLPLALSLVLMTMMAIWHYAQQKRYVFELENKVSTGHVQELVKSSGVARLPGISLLYSELVQGIPPMFPHFISNVPSMHNVVIFVSIKSIPISKVALEERFLFRQVEPFDARIFRCVVRYGYKDLIEESDEFERLLVDNLKEFIRHEHFMNTTAAADQHHHNNSPIMATVLSGAEEETRAVEAAMEQGVFYLIGEVEVVAAKESSWMKKFVINYAYSFLRKNFRQGEKMLAIPRNRLLRVGMTYEV from the exons ATGGCCGAGCCGCACCACAACACGGAAACGGCGTCGGAAGAAACCCACCACCCACCCGCTGAAAATGAGGCCGGTATCAAGGAGAGGAAGGTCTCGTGGGCCAAGCTCCGCCGCGTAGACTCCCTCAACATGGAGGCCGGAAATGTTTCCTTCAAGCCCACCCATCACGCCTCCACCCAG GTAAGTTGGGGGAGGACATTAAGCCTAGCGTTCCAAAGCGTGGGAATAATATACGGAGACATCGGAACGTCTCCGTTGTACGTTTTCGACAGCAGTTTCGACGGCAGCATCAAACACAAAGACGACATATTGGGCGTGCTATCCCTCATCATTTACACCTTCGTTTTGATACCCATGATCAAATACGTCTTCATCGTTTTACGGGCTAATGACAATGGCGATG GAGGAACGTTTGCACTATATTCCCTGATATGCCGGTACGCAAAAGTGGGGCTGATCCCAAACGATCAACCCGAGGATCGGCAGCTCTCGAACTACCGGCTCGATACGCCGTCAAACCAGCTGCGTCGGGCTCAGAAGATCAAACACGCACTCGAGAGAAGCCTGACTGCCAAGATAATCCTCTTCCTCGCAACAATCCTCGGAACTGCCATGGTCATCGGTGATGGCGTTCTCACTCCATCCATTTCAGTTCTCTCTGCTGTTGAAGGAATCAAGGGACTCGGCCAAG ATGCGGTTGTGTACATTTCAATAGCCATATTGATAATCCTCTTCAGCGTGCAATGCTTCGGAACTGACAAAATCGGGTACTCGTTTGCTCCGGCGGTTTGCACGTGGTTCATGCTGATAGCTGGGCTTGGCTTGTATAACTTGTTCAAACACGACATCACTGTCTTGCGCGCCTTCAATCCTGTATATATTATCGATTACTTCAAAAGGAACGGCAAAGAGGGATGGGTCTCTCTAGGAGGAGTCGTTCTCTGCATCACCG GAACCGAAGCCATGTTTGCAGATCTAGGCCACTTTAATGTACCTGCTGTCCAG ATAAGTTTCTCAGGAATTGTGTTTCCATCTCTTCTGACGGCATACATTGGACAAGCTGCATATCTTTCCAAGTTCCCGGATCATATTGGCAGCACATTCTACGACTCCGTACCAG ATCCTTTGTACTGGCCTACATTCGTGGTAGCAAATGCTGCGGCCATCATCGCCAGTCAGGCTATGATATCGGGGGCGTTTGCGATCATCTCTCAGTCACTGAGCCTGAGCTGCTTCCCTAGGGTGAAGGTGGTCCACACCTCTGCCAAATACGAGGGCCAGGTCTACATCCCCGAGATCAACTACCTTCTCATGATCGCCTGCGTCCTCGTCACCTACGGCTTCAAAACCACCAAAAAGATAAGCCACGCTTATGGTATTGCAGTGGTTGCTGTGATGGTCATAACCACACTAATGGTGACCCTGATCATGCTGATGATATGGAAGACCAAGATCTGGTGGATTTTGTCCTTCTTCATAGTATTCATGTCTTTGGAGATGCTGTATTTCTCATCAGTGCTATACAAATTCAACAAGGGCGGTTACCTCCCATTAGCCCTATCTTTAGTGCTGATGACCATGATGGCCATCTGGCACTACGCCCAGCAGAAGCGCTACGTTTTCGAGCTCGAGAACAAGGTCTCGACCGGGCACGTGCAG GAGCTGGTGAAGAGCAGTGGTGTGGCCAGGCTCCCCGGCATCAGCCTCCTGTACTCGGAGCTGGTGCAGGGGATCCCGCCCATGTTCCCTCACTTCATCTCCAACGTCCCTTCAATGCACAATGTTGTAATCTTCGTCTCCATTAAGTCCATCCCCATCAGCAAGGTCGCTCTCGAGGAGCGCTTCCTCTTCCGCCAGGTGGAGCCCTTCGATGCCAGGATATTCCGGTGCGTCGTCCGGTACGGATACAAGGATCTAATCGAGGAGTCCGACGAGTTCGAGAGGCTATTGGTCGACAATCTCAAAGAGTTCATCAGGCACGAGCATTTCATGAataccaccgccgccgccgatcAACACCACCACAACAACTCTCCTATTATGGCGACGGTTCTGAGCGGGGCGGAGGAGGAGACAAGGGCAGTGGAGGCGGCGATGGAGCAGGGGGTGTTCTACCTGATCGGAGAGGTGGAGGTGGTGGCGGCGAAGGAGTCGTCGTGGATGAAGAAGTTTGTGATAAACTATGCTTACAGTTTTCTGAGGAAGAATTTCAGGCAGGGGGAGAAGATGCTGGCGATACCAAGGAACAGGCTTCTTAGGGTTGGAATGACCTATGAAGTGTGA
- the LOC121796478 gene encoding zinc finger protein GAI-ASSOCIATED FACTOR 1-like, whose amino-acid sequence MATNRYICEVCHKGFQRDQNLQLHRRGHNLPWKLKQRPATQAKKQVYVCPEPNCVHHNPARPLGDLTGIKKHYCRKHGDKKWKCDKCSKRYAVQSDWKAHAKICGTREYRCDCGTNFSRKDSFVTHRAFCDALNKENYMAKHNAGEAMVQNHAEEVLHASVDLSCHEPLSLSTHGMMMASSFNPFYSPRTLKPAAIGGLSSPPLAADSVYTSATALLQRAAQMGSKTSDNTSLSPILLRGFTGYFTQTRNIADKGSTEAGFNAAAPQTSTASSGMLRGDVAEMGLYDLSVFMGSSGGGHSSGLVLQEQEKMTVDFLGVAPPTFSGATEYGDERQCLEDVHSQW is encoded by the exons ATGGCGACGAACCGATACATTTGCGAAGTGTGCCAcaaaggattccaacgagatcagAATCTGCAGCTGCACAGGAGAGGCCACAACCTGCCATGGAAGCTCAAGCAGAGGCCTGCCACACAAGCCAAGAAGCAGGTCTATGTCTGCCCGGAGCCCAACTGTGTGCACCACAACCCTGCCCGCCCCCTTGGCGACCTCACTGGCATCAAGAAGCACTACTGCAGGAAGCACGGAGACAAGAAATGGAAGTGCGACAAGTGCTCCAAGCGCTACGCTGTCCAGTCCGACTGGAAGGCACACGCCAAGATCTGTGGTACCCGTGAGTACCGCTGCGACTGCGGCACCAACTTCTCACG GAAGGACAGTTTCGTGACTCACAGAGCGTTCTGCGACGCTTTGAACAAGGAGAATTATATGGCAAAGCATAATGCTGGTGAAGCAATGGTGCAAAACCATGCTGAAGAAGTCTTGCATGCTTCTGTAGATTTATCATGTCATGAACCATTGTCATTGAGCACGCATGGGATGATGATGGCCAGCAGTTTCAATCCATTTTACAGTCCAAGAACTCTGAAACCGGCTGCCATTGGGGGACTGAGTAGTCCCCCTTTAGCAGCAGACTCTGTTTACACATCAGCAACTGCATTGCTGCAGAGGGCTGCACAAATGGGCTCAAAAACCAGTGACAACACTTCTCTGTCTCCAATTCTTCTCAGAGGATTCACAGGCTACTTCACTCAAACCCGAAACATTGCAGACAAGGGCTCTACTGAGGCTGGTTTCAATGCGGCCGCGCCCCAAACATCCACTGCTTCGAGTGGAATGCTTAGAGGTGATGTTGCAGAGATGGGCTTATATGATCTTTCGGTGTTTATGGGTTCATCAGGAGGCGGTCATTCCAGCGGGCTAGTTCTCCAGGAGCAAGAGAAGATGACTGTTGACTTCTTGGGAGTGGCACCTCCAACGTTTTCGGGTGCAACAGAATATGGGGATGAAAGGCAGTGCTTAGAGGATGTGCATTCCCAATGGTAG